Proteins from a single region of Murdochiella vaginalis:
- a CDS encoding NAD(P)/FAD-dependent oxidoreductase produces the protein MKRMADIAILGMGAAGCMAGIACASAGKRVALFDRNEKVGKKIYITGKGRCNVTNAAPFPSFFDGIARNPRFLHSAFASMNNLDLMNFFAKHGQPLKVERGERVFPTSDHASDINRVLETVLRENGATLYFHHCVKQITYDGKTNRFALFFTDQEPFFASRLILACGGKSYPSTGSTGDGYRFAEAFGHTIVPLSPALVPLCLQDDFVASWEGISLKNIALTAKWGKKKKTLFGEMLFTHDGISGPVVLTLSSFLSGSAQNDVSLFLDWKPALDEEALRHRLLRERQSGANRSLKSLFSSFLPKRCVDVFLQKGEWNEDCPFHSWTKAEEERFIGLLKAFPLSYAGLGSFSQAVITRGGVAVKEVWPKTMASRKQKGLFLAGEILDVDGFTGGYNLQIAFSTGYAAGLGAAASLDEECREEEET, from the coding sequence ATGAAACGCATGGCGGACATTGCGATTCTCGGCATGGGTGCAGCCGGCTGTATGGCCGGAATTGCCTGTGCATCCGCCGGAAAGCGTGTGGCGCTTTTTGATCGCAATGAGAAAGTGGGCAAAAAAATCTATATCACGGGGAAAGGACGCTGCAATGTAACCAACGCCGCTCCTTTTCCAAGCTTTTTCGATGGCATTGCCCGCAATCCCCGCTTCTTGCATTCCGCCTTTGCCAGTATGAATAATCTCGATTTGATGAATTTTTTTGCGAAGCATGGCCAGCCGCTGAAAGTGGAACGCGGGGAACGCGTTTTTCCAACCTCGGATCATGCTAGTGACATCAATCGTGTTTTAGAGACCGTATTGCGCGAAAACGGTGCAACACTCTATTTTCATCATTGCGTAAAGCAAATCACCTACGATGGAAAGACGAACCGGTTCGCCTTATTCTTTACCGATCAGGAACCGTTCTTTGCCTCCCGTCTGATTCTTGCCTGTGGTGGAAAATCCTATCCCTCTACCGGCTCAACGGGAGACGGATACCGCTTTGCAGAGGCTTTTGGTCATACGATTGTGCCGCTTTCTCCCGCACTGGTTCCCTTGTGTCTTCAGGATGATTTTGTCGCCTCCTGGGAAGGCATTTCGCTGAAAAATATTGCGCTTACGGCAAAATGGGGGAAGAAAAAAAAGACCCTTTTCGGGGAAATGCTCTTTACGCACGACGGCATCTCTGGTCCGGTTGTATTGACGCTTTCTTCCTTTCTGAGCGGCTCGGCACAAAACGACGTTTCCCTTTTCTTGGATTGGAAACCGGCTTTGGATGAGGAGGCTCTTCGACACCGTTTGCTTCGCGAACGACAGAGCGGGGCGAATCGATCCTTAAAATCGCTTTTTTCGTCCTTTCTTCCCAAACGATGTGTGGATGTATTTTTGCAAAAAGGGGAGTGGAACGAGGATTGTCCTTTCCACAGTTGGACCAAAGCGGAAGAGGAACGCTTTATCGGTCTTTTAAAAGCCTTCCCGCTTTCTTATGCAGGATTGGGCTCCTTTTCGCAAGCAGTGATTACGCGTGGCGGCGTTGCGGTAAAGGAGGTATGGCCAAAAACGATGGCCTCTCGTAAACAAAAGGGACTGTTTCTAGCCGGTGAAATCCTAGATGTGGATGGATTTACCGGAGGCTATAATTTACAGATTGCGTTTTCTACAGGCTATGCGGCCGGTCTCGGTGCAGCCGCCTCATTGGATGAGGAATGTAGGGAAGAGGAGGAAACATGA
- the cmk gene encoding (d)CMP kinase, producing MTRTIAIDGPSGSGKSSVADRLADALHMAHLDTGAMYRAITLDLLEHGIDVNDEEKVESRLKKLPLKIEKDRVFLDERDVTKRVRADDVTRNVSVVSGYRAVREKMVSMQQKIAASSDIVLDGRDIGTVVLPHADLKIFLTATPEERARRRLQDKKSTSSMAYEEVLADIRRRDAYDSTRALSPLRQAEDAVSIDSSNMTIDEVVERILQEWHHAYPMD from the coding sequence ATGACGAGAACCATTGCCATTGACGGCCCGTCGGGCTCCGGAAAAAGCTCCGTAGCGGATCGCTTAGCCGATGCACTGCACATGGCGCATTTGGACACGGGAGCGATGTATCGCGCGATTACGCTGGATCTTTTGGAGCACGGGATTGACGTCAACGATGAAGAAAAAGTCGAATCGCGCCTGAAAAAGCTGCCTCTAAAAATCGAAAAGGACCGCGTTTTTTTGGATGAACGGGACGTCACCAAACGCGTGCGAGCGGACGATGTGACGCGCAACGTTTCGGTTGTTTCCGGGTATCGAGCGGTACGCGAAAAGATGGTTTCCATGCAGCAGAAAATTGCGGCTTCGTCGGACATTGTTTTGGACGGCCGCGATATTGGCACGGTGGTTTTGCCCCATGCAGATCTGAAAATTTTTCTCACGGCAACTCCGGAAGAGCGGGCAAGACGCCGTCTGCAAGATAAAAAATCGACATCCTCCATGGCCTACGAGGAGGTGCTTGCCGATATTCGTCGTCGTGATGCGTATGATTCTACGCGCGCCCTTTCGCCTCTTCGGCAGGCGGAGGACGCAGTGAGTATTGATTCGAGCAATATGACCATTGACGAGGTGGTCGAACGTATTTTGCAGGAATGGCATCATGCTTATCCGATGGACTAA
- a CDS encoding 1-acyl-sn-glycerol-3-phosphate acyltransferase translates to MLIRWTKRLARFVLRFFFRFETDGDLRETRGPYILCANHRSNWDALAMFTVSPEDTYIVGKKELSDLPIIGAFLRRVHLIPVDREANDIGALRSMLSVLKKGSVLGIFPEGHRYEDADFSHMKEGVAYLVQKAKVPVYCLYIDSDYRFRHRFHVTVRQPLAIEDLSAFSSRAQRKDMLRLIYETIYEPMREGEETYGHSDC, encoded by the coding sequence ATGCTTATCCGATGGACTAAACGCTTGGCCCGATTCGTGCTTCGTTTTTTCTTCCGTTTCGAGACGGATGGAGATCTGCGCGAAACTCGCGGGCCGTATATTCTTTGCGCTAACCATCGTTCCAATTGGGATGCGTTGGCGATGTTCACGGTTTCTCCGGAGGACACCTACATTGTAGGTAAGAAAGAGTTGTCCGACCTTCCCATCATTGGTGCCTTTCTTCGCCGTGTGCATCTTATTCCCGTGGATCGTGAGGCGAACGATATCGGCGCGCTTAGAAGCATGCTTTCTGTTTTGAAAAAAGGAAGTGTTCTGGGCATTTTTCCGGAAGGACATCGTTATGAGGACGCGGATTTTTCGCACATGAAAGAGGGCGTTGCCTACTTGGTGCAAAAAGCAAAGGTGCCGGTATACTGCCTGTATATCGATTCCGACTATCGTTTTCGCCATCGCTTTCATGTGACAGTACGTCAACCGCTCGCTATAGAAGATCTTTCCGCCTTTTCTTCCCGTGCGCAGCGCAAGGATATGCTCCGTCTGATTTATGAAACGATCTATGAACCGATGAGGGAAGGGGAAGAGACATATGGACATTCGGATTGCTGA
- a CDS encoding bifunctional 4-hydroxy-3-methylbut-2-enyl diphosphate reductase/30S ribosomal protein S1: MDIRIADHAGFCFGVREIDRKASEALAGAKGRRVYSYGPLVHNAQYVTRREAEGVHVLHSLDEAERLDEDAMLLLRAHGVTVEERKRLERTGAEIIDGTCPVLLAIYRLLDAKQAQGYRCVIVGDAKHPEVVAMRSRLDTDALILSSAEEAALVRSEKPLFVVSQTTNREDYFREVVAALPKELDVTVQQTICRATQDRQEACKQLAREVDLMVVIGGKHSSNTDKLRQVAEKECKNVQQIEVFKDLALQTHPILNRIGITAGASTPDWIIEEVVRGMENFTKEDFMEQIEDSMVKIYPRDIVKGTVISVKEDEVYVDIRYRADGIIKTDEMTDDERGNTHEHFHEGEEIDVYVIKLDDGEGNVMLSTRRVEGLKNWTKLMDKYEAGETVEALITGDNNGGLVANVMGINGFIPASQIATYFVKNFKQYIGQTLECKFLSVDERKRRVVLSARAVLEEQLDGVWENIVVGETIKGKVVRMTDFGAFVDLGGVDGLIHVSDISWQRIEKPSDVLEIGQEVEPIVLKANRERNRISLGLKQLMPKPFEIFKQNHKPGDVLKGTVVNLLDFGAFVRLDDGVEGLIHVSQIAHHHVEKPSDEYEIGQELEVKILEIDEERQRIALSTRALEEPAPEAKAEGEGEQKKAEPRHIDTAKFERREAAPKAKQPKQPRERRKPQTTLNFDQSDDIGTNLGDLIAAQMNIVDEAPLADADESKHDEPEKVQIGDLVHESTEEKPEEVTEEKPEE, translated from the coding sequence ATGGACATTCGGATTGCTGATCACGCCGGCTTTTGCTTCGGTGTGCGGGAGATTGATCGCAAAGCAAGCGAAGCCCTTGCCGGAGCGAAAGGAAGACGCGTCTATTCCTACGGCCCTCTTGTACATAATGCGCAATATGTTACTCGGAGAGAAGCGGAAGGCGTGCATGTGCTGCACTCGTTAGACGAAGCGGAAAGACTGGATGAAGACGCGATGCTTCTGCTTCGTGCGCACGGCGTAACCGTAGAGGAGCGAAAACGTCTGGAAAGGACTGGGGCGGAGATTATTGACGGGACCTGTCCGGTGCTGTTGGCGATCTATCGTCTGCTCGATGCGAAACAGGCACAGGGCTATCGTTGTGTCATCGTGGGGGATGCGAAGCATCCCGAAGTGGTAGCGATGCGCAGTCGATTGGATACGGACGCCCTCATCTTGTCCTCTGCAGAGGAAGCCGCTTTAGTACGATCCGAAAAACCGTTGTTTGTGGTATCCCAAACCACCAACCGCGAAGACTACTTTCGAGAGGTCGTAGCAGCCCTTCCCAAAGAGCTGGACGTAACGGTACAGCAAACCATTTGTCGTGCGACACAGGATCGACAGGAAGCCTGCAAACAATTGGCTCGTGAAGTGGATCTTATGGTCGTAATTGGAGGAAAGCATTCCTCGAATACCGACAAACTGCGGCAGGTTGCCGAAAAAGAATGTAAAAATGTACAACAAATTGAAGTTTTCAAGGATTTAGCTTTACAAACACACCCTATATTGAATAGAATAGGCATAACCGCCGGTGCGAGCACACCGGACTGGATTATTGAGGAGGTCGTCAGAGGGATGGAGAATTTTACGAAAGAAGATTTCATGGAACAAATCGAAGACAGTATGGTGAAGATTTATCCTCGCGATATTGTCAAAGGCACCGTCATCAGTGTGAAAGAAGATGAAGTTTATGTCGATATTCGGTATCGCGCAGACGGAATCATCAAAACCGATGAGATGACAGATGACGAGCGTGGAAACACGCACGAGCACTTCCATGAAGGGGAAGAGATCGATGTCTATGTGATTAAGCTGGATGACGGCGAAGGAAACGTCATGCTGTCCACGCGTCGCGTAGAGGGTCTCAAGAACTGGACGAAATTAATGGACAAGTACGAAGCCGGTGAAACGGTTGAAGCACTCATCACCGGAGATAACAATGGCGGTTTGGTGGCGAATGTCATGGGCATTAACGGGTTTATTCCCGCCTCGCAAATTGCGACGTACTTTGTCAAAAACTTCAAACAATACATCGGTCAGACGCTGGAATGCAAATTCCTTTCGGTGGATGAACGCAAACGCCGCGTAGTTCTTTCGGCTCGTGCCGTTTTAGAGGAACAGCTTGATGGTGTTTGGGAAAACATCGTGGTCGGAGAAACTATTAAGGGCAAGGTTGTCCGTATGACCGATTTTGGCGCTTTCGTCGATTTAGGCGGTGTAGACGGATTGATTCACGTTTCCGATATTTCCTGGCAGCGTATTGAAAAGCCCTCCGACGTACTGGAAATCGGTCAGGAAGTGGAACCGATCGTCTTGAAAGCCAATCGTGAGCGCAATCGTATTTCTCTCGGCTTAAAGCAACTCATGCCGAAGCCGTTCGAGATTTTCAAGCAGAATCATAAACCGGGCGACGTGCTGAAGGGCACCGTGGTCAATTTGTTGGACTTCGGCGCATTTGTTCGTCTGGATGATGGTGTCGAGGGACTCATTCATGTTTCGCAGATTGCACATCATCATGTTGAAAAGCCGTCTGACGAGTATGAAATCGGCCAAGAGCTCGAGGTTAAGATTTTGGAAATTGATGAAGAGCGTCAACGTATCGCGCTTTCGACACGCGCTCTGGAAGAACCGGCTCCCGAAGCGAAAGCGGAAGGAGAAGGCGAGCAGAAGAAAGCAGAGCCGCGCCACATTGATACTGCCAAGTTTGAGCGTCGTGAAGCCGCACCCAAGGCGAAACAGCCGAAGCAGCCGCGTGAACGTCGCAAACCGCAGACAACGCTGAACTTTGATCAGAGCGACGATATCGGAACCAACTTAGGCGATTTGATTGCTGCGCAGATGAATATCGTCGACGAAGCGCCGCTTGCTGACGCGGACGAATCGAAGCACGACGAGCCCGAAAAGGTACAGATTGGCGACTTGGTACATGAGTCGACGGAAGAAAAACCGGAAGAAGTAACGGAAGAAAAACCGGAAGAATAA
- the miaB gene encoding tRNA (N6-isopentenyl adenosine(37)-C2)-methylthiotransferase MiaB yields MKYKIITHGCQMNEHDSERMAYLLESMGYQATEETEDADLIAMNTCLVRENAEQKVFGQIGALKKWKADRPGRLLALCGCMMQTGGAKDVILRSYPQVDLIFGTHNIARLPQLIEQVMRTGERIVDISSDEEDRDALYIRNDAAFAYVNIMTGCNNFCSYCVVPYARGREKSRPAEEVLCEVRTLADKGYREIMLLGQNVNSYVDHDTDFPALLAKVAEIPGILRVRFMSSHPKDLSDRLITVMEQHPKIERHFHLPLQSGSNKVLREMNRQYTREHYLDLAHRLREAMPDIALSTDIIVGFPGETEEDHQQTLDLCRQVEFTTAFTFLYSPRPGTKAYERSDHVDEQTKSRRFQELLDVLYPIFLRRNRQAIGDTVQVLVESVSKTDATRVSGRDAQGRLIHFQGDSSLIGQMLPVRIQEANSFALFGERVK; encoded by the coding sequence ATGAAGTATAAAATTATTACACACGGCTGCCAAATGAATGAGCACGATTCCGAGCGCATGGCGTATCTTTTGGAATCCATGGGTTACCAGGCAACAGAGGAAACCGAAGACGCGGATTTGATTGCAATGAACACCTGCCTTGTGCGGGAGAATGCCGAACAGAAAGTGTTCGGTCAAATCGGTGCATTAAAGAAGTGGAAAGCGGATCGTCCGGGACGTCTCTTAGCGTTGTGCGGATGCATGATGCAAACAGGCGGCGCGAAAGATGTCATTCTTCGATCCTATCCGCAGGTGGATCTGATTTTTGGCACACACAATATTGCACGACTGCCACAGCTAATCGAGCAGGTGATGCGAACAGGAGAGCGCATCGTGGATATTTCCTCCGATGAGGAAGATCGGGATGCGCTTTATATTCGAAATGATGCGGCTTTCGCATATGTCAACATTATGACCGGATGCAATAATTTCTGTTCCTATTGCGTTGTTCCGTATGCACGCGGCCGAGAAAAAAGTCGTCCGGCAGAGGAAGTGCTTTGCGAAGTGCGGACGCTTGCCGATAAAGGCTATCGCGAAATCATGCTACTCGGGCAAAACGTAAATTCCTATGTTGATCACGACACGGATTTCCCGGCTTTGCTGGCAAAAGTGGCGGAGATTCCAGGAATTTTGCGCGTTCGATTCATGTCTTCTCACCCGAAGGATCTGTCCGATCGTCTGATCACGGTTATGGAACAACACCCGAAGATTGAACGGCATTTTCATCTACCGCTGCAATCCGGTTCCAATAAAGTGCTTAGGGAAATGAACCGGCAGTATACGCGAGAGCACTATCTCGATTTAGCGCATCGTTTGCGCGAAGCCATGCCGGATATCGCGCTATCAACGGATATCATCGTCGGTTTTCCGGGGGAGACGGAGGAGGATCATCAGCAGACCCTGGATCTTTGCCGGCAAGTGGAATTTACCACCGCCTTTACCTTTTTATATTCTCCGCGTCCCGGTACAAAAGCCTATGAACGGAGTGATCACGTCGACGAACAAACCAAAAGCCGACGTTTTCAGGAATTATTGGATGTGCTGTATCCCATTTTTCTGCGTCGCAATCGACAAGCGATTGGTGATACGGTTCAGGTGTTGGTGGAAAGTGTCAGCAAAACCGATGCAACACGTGTATCCGGAAGAGATGCCCAAGGAAGATTGATTCATTTTCAAGGCGATTCTTCGCTCATTGGACAAATGTTACCCGTGCGTATTCAAGAAGCCAATTCCTTTGCTCTCTTCGGCGAGAGGGTGAAGTAG
- the mutS gene encoding DNA mismatch repair protein MutS, which translates to MVWEYIDRTKLSPMMQHYVQIKEQHPDCLILYRLGDFYELFFDDALVGSRVLELTLTGRDCGLEERCPMAGVPHHVVDNYTAKLVHAGYKVCLVEQMEDPREAVGLVKRGITRIVTPGTVTDAENLERNEHNYLLLVYAYRQTLGLCYVDLSTGRLEATEIAPVKRWGLTVLDWVELLQPSEVILLEEAENQEINDGIQEFLSGKKLFLSRKPRGTVHIRDLHQGLSARLPGGIPSIFRRHLVAQIALYALLETVYAYQEQPLEHLSRVEWVTPHRYLRLNAATRENLELTRNLEDATVRHTLLSVLDRTKTAMGSRKIADWLSFPLLNQEDIIARQDIVALFMQELSARLTLREALENVYDLERLLSKLSFRRGNARDLLRFAQSLSTLPQVIATLSALEDPCIALLLQGLDPLTDLREHILSAIVEEPPISVNEGGMIRDGYSQELDDLKSGGEQARSALVTYEEQERERSGIRNLRIIYRKNQGYFLEVTRSNLDKIPEDYQRRQTLKNAERYTTEYLEMQANRIIGSSAKVEAMEFSLFQALRDEVAAEAVHIQRVADTLADLDALLSLAQVASDHDYCRPVFVLEEEPIHIVEGRHPVVSAQPDVDFIVNDLDIGEKDNRIQVITGPNMAGKSTYIRQNALLIIMAQMGSFVPAKSCRLPIVDQIFTRIGARDHLAKGESTFMVEMKEMADILQEATTKSFLVLDEVGRGTSTNDGLSIACAILEYLSRSLPAKTLFATHYHELTQLADVLPNLSNRRVQIQEEAGHLVFLHRVEEGSADRSYGIEVARLSGMPESILARAEAILNDLDQNRIESTEKEGAFLRSSSSRMRESLASSPQPVDSHHETVKIDPLRQKLQSMDINTLSPMEAFMELDAFIREAKQEGEES; encoded by the coding sequence ATGGTCTGGGAATACATTGATCGGACGAAGCTTTCGCCGATGATGCAACATTACGTGCAAATTAAAGAGCAACATCCCGATTGTCTCATTTTGTATCGCTTGGGCGATTTTTATGAGCTGTTTTTTGATGATGCTTTGGTCGGTTCGCGCGTATTGGAGCTGACTCTGACCGGGCGGGATTGTGGTCTGGAAGAACGCTGCCCCATGGCGGGTGTTCCGCATCACGTGGTGGATAACTATACGGCAAAACTTGTACATGCTGGCTATAAAGTGTGTCTCGTGGAGCAGATGGAAGATCCCCGTGAGGCAGTGGGACTTGTAAAGCGAGGCATCACGAGAATCGTAACGCCCGGCACGGTGACGGACGCAGAAAATCTGGAGCGCAATGAACACAATTATCTTTTGCTCGTCTATGCCTATCGACAGACGCTTGGCCTATGCTATGTCGATCTCTCTACAGGCCGCCTGGAGGCAACGGAAATCGCCCCGGTGAAACGATGGGGACTGACCGTATTGGATTGGGTGGAATTGCTGCAGCCTTCTGAAGTGATTCTTCTCGAGGAAGCGGAAAATCAAGAAATAAATGATGGCATTCAGGAGTTCCTGTCCGGGAAAAAACTCTTTTTATCACGTAAGCCGCGCGGAACGGTTCATATCCGGGATCTGCATCAGGGATTAAGCGCTCGGCTCCCCGGAGGGATTCCCTCGATTTTTCGCCGGCATTTGGTGGCCCAGATTGCTCTGTATGCGCTTTTAGAGACGGTTTACGCATACCAGGAACAGCCCTTGGAGCATCTGTCTCGTGTGGAATGGGTGACGCCGCATCGCTATTTGCGATTGAATGCCGCGACGCGCGAAAACTTGGAATTAACGAGAAATTTAGAGGATGCAACTGTACGGCATACGCTCCTTTCCGTTTTGGACCGCACGAAGACGGCGATGGGATCGCGCAAGATAGCAGATTGGCTTTCTTTTCCCTTGCTTAATCAAGAAGATATTATTGCTCGCCAGGATATCGTTGCTTTATTTATGCAGGAGCTTTCTGCTCGTCTGACCCTGCGGGAAGCATTGGAAAATGTCTATGATCTGGAGCGCCTTCTGAGCAAACTCAGCTTTCGCCGCGGCAATGCGCGCGACTTGCTGCGTTTTGCGCAATCCCTTTCCACCCTGCCGCAGGTGATCGCCACGCTTTCAGCCTTAGAGGATCCCTGTATCGCGCTTTTATTACAGGGGCTGGATCCCTTGACGGATCTACGCGAGCACATCCTTTCGGCCATTGTGGAGGAACCACCGATTTCCGTCAACGAAGGCGGAATGATTCGCGACGGATACAGTCAAGAACTGGATGATCTGAAAAGCGGAGGGGAGCAGGCGCGATCCGCGCTGGTTACCTATGAGGAACAGGAGCGCGAACGTAGCGGTATCCGTAATTTGCGCATTATTTATCGTAAAAATCAGGGCTATTTTTTAGAAGTCACCCGGTCCAATTTGGACAAGATTCCCGAGGATTATCAACGTCGCCAAACGTTGAAAAATGCGGAACGCTATACCACAGAATACTTGGAAATGCAGGCGAATCGCATCATCGGTTCCTCCGCCAAGGTGGAGGCGATGGAATTTTCGCTGTTTCAGGCCTTGCGAGATGAGGTGGCAGCCGAGGCGGTGCATATACAACGCGTTGCAGATACCTTGGCGGATCTCGATGCGCTATTGTCGCTTGCGCAGGTTGCTTCGGATCATGACTATTGTCGTCCTGTGTTTGTTTTGGAAGAAGAGCCCATACACATCGTGGAAGGTCGACACCCGGTCGTCTCGGCGCAGCCGGATGTGGATTTTATCGTCAATGACCTGGATATTGGCGAAAAGGATAATCGTATTCAGGTGATTACAGGCCCCAATATGGCGGGAAAATCCACGTATATACGGCAAAATGCCTTGCTGATTATCATGGCGCAGATGGGATCCTTCGTGCCGGCAAAATCGTGTCGTCTTCCCATTGTGGATCAGATCTTTACGCGCATCGGGGCACGGGATCACCTCGCGAAAGGGGAATCCACCTTCATGGTGGAGATGAAGGAAATGGCGGATATCCTTCAGGAAGCAACAACGAAAAGCTTTTTGGTTCTTGATGAGGTAGGACGCGGTACGAGCACGAATGACGGCCTTTCCATAGCTTGTGCCATTTTGGAATATCTCTCACGATCCCTTCCGGCGAAAACGCTCTTTGCCACCCATTATCATGAATTAACGCAGCTGGCGGATGTTCTGCCGAATCTTTCCAACCGACGTGTGCAGATTCAAGAAGAGGCGGGACACCTGGTCTTCCTGCATCGGGTGGAAGAAGGTTCGGCGGATCGCAGTTACGGCATTGAAGTAGCGCGGCTTTCAGGCATGCCGGAATCGATTCTTGCGCGTGCGGAAGCAATTCTAAATGATTTGGATCAAAATCGGATCGAGTCAACCGAGAAGGAAGGCGCGTTTCTTCGCTCCTCTTCATCGCGGATGCGAGAAAGTCTTGCTTCGTCTCCACAACCGGTTGATAGTCATCACGAAACCGTAAAAATAGATCCGCTTCGACAAAAACTGCAATCCATGGATATCAATACGCTCTCACCCATGGAAGCCTTTATGGAATTAGATGCCTTCATTCGTGAGGCAAAACAGGAAGGGGAAGAATCATGA
- the mutL gene encoding DNA mismatch repair endonuclease MutL, producing the protein MIRQLDAETVKRIAAGEVIERPVSVVKELVENAVDAGADEILVQIRDGGKSLISVTDNGSGISKQEMETAFLPHATSKISSFADLYRLHSLGFRGEALSSIVAVAEVEAQSKTAEEETGFALRYVDGNVVERKTVAMGTGTRITVSHLFAGIPVRRTFLKSDVAESNAVSRYLYTMAIGHPEIAFRFYRDDKRILQTGKEQSLEETLLVLYGRSYHESIVPVHGDGRYRLSGFIGNNTYYRANRQMQFLYVNGRAIMPDPVREIVESCYRSLIPNGRFPAFQLFLDTDPENIDVNVHPNKMTIQFTDSEGMQEMIHQAVQTALFRKPTIPGEEKKDLFPSPEESYRRILEQYAWPTKKVDSEETYSHDQALLPQQGHEGKDPKVEHSIAEAEEAVNETLEFMLSPDETSSYADPQEKKDLYVSEEENLHEQSSFLSPSTDEESSLLPAFSTLRYLGSLFHVYLLFEERGKDALLIMDQHAAHERVNYERFLKQASAGTIVQQRLLKPIVVALSDEQETAFSVRQKALTDLGLDVAPFGEGRVVLRAVPTLFRSTNDAQLLLDLLDVSVAEAKEYDQLLDQMAMKACKASVKQGDSLSEAEAAALYEQLYACRYPLTCPHGRPTVIRREKKDFEKWFMRVK; encoded by the coding sequence ATGATTCGTCAATTAGATGCAGAAACCGTCAAGCGCATTGCGGCAGGCGAAGTCATTGAGCGCCCCGTTTCTGTTGTGAAGGAATTAGTGGAAAATGCTGTGGATGCCGGTGCCGATGAGATTTTGGTACAGATTCGTGATGGCGGCAAATCGCTCATTTCGGTAACGGATAATGGGTCCGGAATTTCCAAGCAAGAAATGGAGACCGCGTTTTTGCCGCATGCTACCTCGAAGATTTCCTCTTTTGCGGATCTTTATCGTCTGCATTCGTTGGGATTTCGTGGAGAGGCGTTATCTTCCATCGTCGCCGTGGCGGAAGTGGAAGCGCAATCCAAGACGGCCGAAGAAGAAACCGGATTTGCTCTTCGCTATGTGGACGGAAACGTGGTGGAACGAAAAACCGTCGCTATGGGAACAGGAACACGCATCACCGTTTCACATTTATTTGCCGGTATTCCGGTGCGTCGCACATTTTTAAAAAGCGATGTGGCAGAAAGCAATGCCGTTTCGCGCTATCTGTATACGATGGCGATCGGACATCCGGAGATTGCCTTTCGTTTTTATCGGGACGATAAGCGCATCTTACAGACCGGAAAAGAACAGAGCCTGGAAGAAACCTTGCTGGTGCTGTACGGACGAAGCTATCACGAATCCATTGTGCCCGTCCATGGGGATGGGCGATATCGCCTCTCCGGCTTTATCGGCAATAATACGTATTATCGTGCCAATCGACAAATGCAGTTTTTATACGTGAACGGTCGTGCGATTATGCCGGATCCGGTCCGGGAAATCGTGGAATCCTGCTATCGTTCGCTCATTCCCAATGGACGCTTCCCGGCCTTTCAGCTGTTTCTCGATACAGATCCGGAAAACATTGATGTGAATGTGCATCCCAACAAAATGACCATTCAGTTTACGGATTCGGAAGGCATGCAGGAAATGATTCACCAAGCGGTTCAGACAGCGCTTTTTCGCAAGCCAACGATTCCCGGTGAAGAGAAGAAGGACTTGTTTCCTTCTCCGGAAGAAAGCTATCGTCGCATTTTGGAACAATATGCCTGGCCGACGAAAAAGGTCGATTCCGAGGAGACGTATTCGCACGACCAAGCACTATTACCGCAACAAGGTCACGAGGGGAAGGATCCGAAAGTCGAGCACTCTATTGCAGAAGCGGAGGAGGCTGTCAACGAAACACTGGAGTTTATGCTCTCGCCTGATGAGACTTCTTCTTATGCCGATCCGCAGGAAAAAAAAGATTTATACGTCTCGGAAGAGGAAAATCTGCACGAACAGTCGAGCTTTCTTTCTCCTTCAACGGACGAGGAAAGTAGCCTGCTTCCGGCTTTTTCCACCCTGCGATATCTCGGCAGCCTTTTTCACGTGTATCTTCTTTTTGAAGAACGGGGAAAGGATGCATTGCTCATTATGGATCAACATGCGGCGCATGAACGCGTGAATTATGAACGCTTCCTTAAGCAGGCGAGCGCGGGGACGATTGTGCAGCAGCGCCTATTAAAGCCGATTGTCGTAGCGTTATCGGATGAACAGGAAACGGCCTTTTCTGTACGGCAAAAGGCTCTAACAGATCTCGGATTGGATGTTGCTCCTTTCGGGGAAGGAAGGGTCGTTCTTCGCGCTGTCCCGACACTTTTTCGATCGACCAATGATGCGCAACTGCTTCTGGACCTGTTGGATGTATCCGTCGCGGAGGCTAAGGAATATGATCAATTGCTGGATCAGATGGCAATGAAGGCCTGCAAGGCTTCTGTTAAGCAGGGAGATTCCTTAAGCGAGGCGGAAGCGGCGGCACTTTATGAGCAGCTTTATGCTTGTCGCTATCCCTTAACTTGTCCGCATGGAAGACCCACTGTCATCCGACGTGAAAAAAAGGATTTTGAAAAATGGTTCATGCGGGTGAAATAA